A genomic window from Rhodanobacteraceae bacterium includes:
- a CDS encoding sigma-70 family RNA polymerase sigma factor → MRQRQTGSAPRLPAAAEAERAAVTDWICRWQAGDAEALEQFLPLVYDQLRLVARAELRRHPAELTLQATALVHELMLRLLPGSARIQNSKHLFATAAKAMRQILLDRARARRRDKRGGGATRVALTELAGLPLAEDVDIEALSEAMDVLAHLDPQAVELLELRFFVGLTMRDIALLQDRDERTVYRDFAFARAWLAQRLR, encoded by the coding sequence ATGCGGCAGCGGCAAACAGGCAGTGCCCCAAGACTGCCCGCTGCAGCTGAAGCAGAGCGTGCGGCCGTCACCGATTGGATTTGTCGCTGGCAGGCGGGCGACGCGGAAGCGCTGGAGCAGTTCTTGCCGCTGGTCTACGATCAACTGCGTCTGGTTGCACGAGCCGAGCTGCGACGGCATCCGGCAGAACTCACGCTGCAAGCCACAGCACTGGTGCACGAGTTGATGCTGCGTTTGCTGCCTGGCAGCGCAAGAATCCAGAACAGCAAGCACTTGTTTGCCACGGCGGCCAAGGCCATGCGACAGATCCTGCTCGACCGGGCACGCGCTCGCAGGCGCGACAAGCGCGGCGGCGGTGCGACGCGAGTGGCACTCACCGAGTTGGCCGGCCTGCCCCTGGCGGAGGATGTCGACATCGAAGCGCTGAGCGAAGCCATGGATGTCCTGGCGCACCTCGATCCGCAAGCGGTCGAACTGCTGGAACTGCGCTTCTTCGTGGGACTCACCATGCGCGATATCGCCCTGCTGCAAGACCGCGATGAACGCACGGTGTATCGAGACTTCGCCTTCGCCAGAGCCTGGCTGGCGCAGCGATTGCGCTAG
- a CDS encoding serine/threonine protein kinase gives MPTYTQLKALFQAWWDLPEADREDWLQHLSPDERLQLAPLVSDCSGPYPWERALPEPSALLMPGEFVGPFQIVRLLGQGGMATVYLAERREQELVQRVALKLLQGGLFAPTWQEQFLRERALLARLHHPHIARLLDFGRHGESLWYAMDYIDGQDLLSATQGASLRQKLEGFLGLLEALGLAHRSLVLHRDIKPGNVLVDREGRWFLLDFGIATPLDQEAVAPAPEASPMTRRYASPEQLAGQALGIASDVYQLGLLLTELCTGTLARAPEQINARALSRDLRAILARALAPDPAERYSSCEAMSQDIRALLDGRPVSARRYRSWELALGLLRRHPLAGALTGLCLLSLIAGVTLSQMHARRAQANAHILIELLGSAVPADYLSQKSPAAAFLHHAAMRINDDFADQPQLGFSASLSLGSGLINLGEDALARQVLEQAARFGQHTDLTDTERCTLQRLQSNVVTDSERQALLANLLQPASHAKSACLSALATVADELKRSLDRATLAQVSTALAAALRQLDAERALSTADAENSFRHLARLYLMQDRSRAALQSAEKAQEIAHTHPAEFSPIRLAETRMLIAEAACASAQWQHCKDALDLAAPVITRHYAPGTTPQADLQKLRDTVDLHP, from the coding sequence ATGCCGACCTACACCCAACTCAAGGCCTTGTTTCAGGCCTGGTGGGATCTGCCGGAGGCCGACCGCGAGGACTGGCTGCAGCATCTCTCGCCGGACGAGCGCTTGCAGCTGGCCCCCTTGGTGAGCGACTGCTCAGGGCCATATCCCTGGGAACGCGCGTTGCCGGAGCCATCTGCGCTGCTGATGCCGGGCGAGTTCGTAGGTCCGTTTCAGATCGTGCGTCTGCTGGGCCAGGGCGGGATGGCAACGGTGTACCTGGCCGAACGCCGCGAGCAGGAACTGGTCCAGCGAGTGGCACTCAAGCTGCTGCAAGGCGGGCTGTTCGCGCCCACCTGGCAGGAGCAATTTCTGCGCGAGCGTGCGTTGCTGGCGCGCCTGCACCATCCGCACATTGCGCGTCTGCTCGATTTTGGTCGGCATGGCGAGTCGCTCTGGTATGCGATGGACTACATCGACGGCCAAGACCTGCTTTCGGCAACCCAGGGCGCCAGTTTGCGACAGAAGCTGGAGGGCTTTCTGGGTTTGCTCGAAGCCCTGGGACTGGCCCATCGCAGCCTGGTGCTGCACCGCGACATCAAGCCCGGCAATGTTCTGGTCGACCGCGAGGGGCGATGGTTCCTGCTCGATTTCGGCATTGCCACTCCGCTCGACCAGGAAGCCGTGGCGCCGGCGCCCGAGGCGAGCCCGATGACCAGGCGCTACGCGAGCCCGGAGCAACTGGCAGGCCAGGCATTGGGGATTGCCAGCGATGTGTACCAGTTGGGATTGCTGTTGACCGAGCTGTGCACGGGCACACTGGCGCGCGCTCCCGAGCAGATCAACGCGCGGGCCCTGTCGCGAGATCTGCGTGCGATCCTGGCGCGGGCACTGGCTCCTGATCCTGCCGAGCGCTACAGCAGCTGTGAGGCGATGAGTCAGGATATCCGGGCCCTGCTCGATGGGCGCCCCGTTTCGGCGCGACGTTACCGAAGCTGGGAGCTGGCCCTTGGCCTGCTGCGACGCCATCCCCTTGCAGGTGCGCTGACCGGCTTGTGCCTGCTGTCGCTGATTGCCGGCGTGACTCTGAGCCAGATGCACGCGCGGCGTGCGCAAGCCAATGCCCACATCCTGATCGAACTGCTGGGCAGCGCAGTGCCGGCCGACTATCTCTCGCAGAAGTCTCCGGCTGCAGCATTTCTGCACCACGCCGCCATGCGGATCAACGACGATTTTGCCGATCAGCCGCAATTGGGCTTTTCCGCCAGCCTGAGCTTGGGCAGCGGCTTGATCAATCTCGGCGAAGATGCGCTGGCCCGCCAGGTGCTGGAACAGGCGGCCCGCTTCGGCCAGCACACCGACCTGACCGATACGGAGCGCTGCACGTTGCAGCGACTGCAGTCGAACGTGGTCACCGACTCGGAGCGGCAGGCATTGCTGGCCAATTTGCTGCAACCGGCAAGTCATGCAAAGTCGGCCTGCTTGAGCGCGCTGGCCACCGTTGCAGATGAGCTCAAGCGCAGCCTGGACCGGGCGACACTGGCCCAGGTCAGCACTGCGCTGGCCGCTGCCTTGAGGCAACTCGACGCGGAGAGAGCGCTGTCGACTGCAGACGCCGAGAACAGCTTCAGGCACTTGGCGAGGCTCTACCTGATGCAAGATCGCAGCCGCGCGGCGTTGCAATCCGCGGAGAAGGCGCAGGAGATTGCGCACACTCATCCAGCAGAGTTCAGTCCGATCCGCCTGGCTGAGACGCGGATGCTGATCGCCGAGGCCGCGTGTGCCAGTGCGCAGTGGCAGCACTGCAAGGACGCCCTGGATCTGGCCGCTCCGGTGATCACAAGACACTATGCCCCCGGCACCACGCCCCAGGCCGACCTCCAGAAGTTGCGCGACACCGTCGATCTGCACCCTTGA
- a CDS encoding ABC transporter permease produces the protein MSMTATRWRVEAGMEWRKLRRTLSYVAPVFGFPLVFYTIFGVVLAPKSAANAGTYLLATYSVFAAINAVMFGLVTSLSFEREHGMLTLRRLSPAHPASYLLSKVAAALLFALLVCVMLALVGWCFGEVRTPLATLVRLWLVVCLGVTPFALWALYLGLRLPAQSAANWLNLMLMPLLLLGGLWVPVFAFPGWLQTVSAWLPTYHFGQLALAQIGMPSARSDLMGLALTSFGLAGWWLALRAWRHHH, from the coding sequence ATGAGCATGACTGCCACACGTTGGCGCGTCGAAGCCGGTATGGAATGGCGCAAGCTGCGCCGCACCCTGAGCTACGTGGCCCCGGTCTTCGGCTTTCCGCTGGTGTTCTACACCATCTTCGGCGTGGTTCTGGCGCCGAAATCGGCGGCGAATGCCGGCACCTATCTGCTGGCAACCTATTCGGTATTCGCTGCCATCAACGCCGTGATGTTTGGCCTGGTTACCAGTCTGTCCTTTGAGCGCGAGCACGGCATGCTGACCCTGCGCCGACTCAGCCCGGCGCACCCGGCCAGCTATCTCTTGAGCAAGGTGGCTGCGGCCTTGCTGTTTGCCCTTCTGGTCTGCGTGATGCTGGCGCTGGTCGGCTGGTGCTTTGGTGAGGTACGCACGCCACTGGCGACGTTGGTGCGGCTCTGGCTGGTGGTGTGTCTGGGGGTCACCCCGTTTGCGTTGTGGGCGCTATATCTGGGCTTGCGTCTGCCCGCGCAATCGGCCGCCAACTGGCTCAACCTGATGCTGATGCCGCTGTTGCTGCTGGGCGGCTTGTGGGTGCCGGTGTTCGCTTTTCCGGGCTGGTTGCAGACGGTTTCGGCCTGGCTGCCCACCTACCACTTCGGCCAGCTGGCCCTGGCGCAGATCGGCATGCCCAGCGCCCGCAGTGATCTGATGGGGCTGGCGCTGACGAGTTTTGGTCTGGCCGGATGGTGGCTGGCGCTGCGCGCCTGGCGGCACCACCACTGA
- a CDS encoding ABC transporter ATP-binding protein: MPMVAFWQDVHKRYGQTAALAGFSLRLYQGQVLALLGANGAGKTTAIRSMLGLTSCDAGEIAVFGAEAGSRAARAAIGVMLQQGQLAPMLTGHELLCAHAALYPQPEAITQLIADLDLGGFVGQRYGQMSGGQQRRIQFALSLVGRPRLLLLDEPTGALDPLARAGFWDSVSARVGAGLSVLLTTHDVHEAEQVASHIAIVRGGRVVERGALADWQRDGWCEIRVRSALAPEHLRTLPGVSDVQAEAEVQRVLSQDGNAALRALLASDPGAEIRQFQAMRLSERLRRHYHNEEMA, from the coding sequence ATGCCGATGGTTGCGTTCTGGCAGGATGTACACAAGCGCTACGGACAGACCGCTGCGCTGGCTGGATTTTCCCTGCGGCTGTACCAAGGTCAGGTGCTGGCGTTGCTGGGGGCCAACGGCGCCGGCAAGACCACGGCCATCCGCAGCATGTTGGGTTTGACCTCGTGCGATGCCGGAGAGATCGCGGTATTCGGCGCCGAGGCCGGAAGCCGGGCCGCGCGTGCGGCCATCGGAGTAATGCTGCAGCAAGGCCAGTTGGCGCCGATGCTGACGGGTCACGAACTGCTGTGCGCGCACGCGGCGCTCTATCCGCAGCCGGAAGCGATCACGCAGCTGATCGCCGATCTGGACCTGGGCGGCTTCGTGGGTCAGCGCTACGGACAGATGTCTGGCGGTCAGCAGCGGCGCATCCAGTTTGCGCTCAGTCTGGTCGGCAGACCCCGGCTGCTGCTGCTGGATGAGCCTACCGGCGCGCTCGACCCGCTGGCGCGCGCTGGTTTTTGGGACAGTGTTTCGGCCCGGGTTGGTGCTGGGCTCAGTGTGCTCTTGACCACCCACGATGTGCACGAGGCTGAACAAGTCGCCAGCCATATCGCCATTGTGCGAGGCGGCAGGGTGGTCGAGCGCGGCGCGCTGGCCGACTGGCAGCGGGATGGCTGGTGCGAAATCCGCGTGCGTTCCGCGCTCGCTCCCGAGCATCTGCGCACGCTGCCCGGCGTCAGCGATGTGCAGGCCGAAGCCGAGGTGCAGCGCGTGCTGAGCCAGGATGGAAACGCCGCCCTGCGTGCACTGTTGGCCAGCGATCCCGGCGCCGAGATCCGCCAGTTCCAGGCGATGCGCTTGTCCGAACGGCTGCGCCGCCATTACCACAACGAGGAGATGGCCTGA
- a CDS encoding sensor histidine kinase, which translates to MFQQWVNRLRRPFAAAGLDDREVLYAISNLGFLGFLFLSTWLGGTPAGHLATTLATIPLFLFAYLTAILRPRWRGGALLLILALALALMPVNWGANTYLVYFSALAAVYWPALRATMAIATALLIFAWIGTQLLSFPPFYMAITTLLCISVALGNAVTRQLQRKDAALRLSQAEVRTLAQVAERERIGRDLHDLLGHSLSLIVLKAELAHKLSRQGHARATQEMAELEQVARQTLAQVRRAVSGIRAAGLDAELAGSKYALQAAGTALRVENQLPALPATIETALALVLREACTNVIRHARAENTEIRAGIRDGQLYFVVADDGVGGIVREGTGLASMRERAAELGGSCTVQSGIGGTEIRVQLPWTPSALPNPGQVMPA; encoded by the coding sequence ATGTTTCAGCAGTGGGTGAATCGGCTGCGCAGGCCTTTTGCCGCTGCGGGTCTGGACGACCGCGAGGTGCTGTATGCGATCAGCAACCTGGGCTTTCTGGGATTCCTGTTTCTCAGCACCTGGCTCGGCGGGACACCTGCGGGGCACCTTGCCACCACGCTGGCCACGATTCCGCTGTTCCTGTTTGCCTATCTGACGGCAATCCTGCGCCCGCGCTGGCGCGGCGGGGCGCTGCTGCTGATCCTGGCCCTGGCCCTGGCCTTGATGCCCGTGAACTGGGGTGCGAATACCTATCTGGTGTACTTCTCGGCGTTGGCGGCGGTCTACTGGCCGGCACTGCGGGCCACGATGGCCATTGCCACTGCGCTGCTGATCTTCGCCTGGATCGGCACTCAGTTGCTGTCTTTCCCGCCCTTCTACATGGCCATCACCACACTGCTTTGCATCTCGGTGGCCCTGGGCAACGCCGTGACCCGACAGCTGCAGCGCAAGGATGCGGCGCTGCGACTGAGTCAGGCCGAGGTGCGTACCCTGGCGCAAGTCGCCGAGCGCGAGCGTATCGGGCGCGACCTCCACGATCTGCTCGGTCACAGCCTCAGCCTGATCGTGCTCAAGGCCGAACTGGCGCACAAGTTGAGCCGGCAGGGACATGCACGCGCCACTCAGGAAATGGCCGAACTGGAGCAGGTCGCCAGACAGACGCTGGCCCAGGTGAGGCGCGCCGTCAGCGGAATCCGCGCCGCTGGTCTCGATGCTGAACTGGCCGGCAGCAAGTACGCACTGCAGGCGGCGGGGACTGCACTTCGAGTCGAGAATCAGCTGCCAGCGCTGCCTGCGACGATCGAAACCGCGCTGGCCTTGGTCCTGCGCGAGGCCTGCACCAACGTCATTCGCCATGCCCGCGCCGAAAACACCGAGATCCGCGCGGGTATCCGAGACGGCCAGCTGTATTTCGTCGTCGCCGACGATGGTGTGGGCGGTATCGTCCGTGAGGGCACTGGCCTTGCCAGCATGCGCGAACGTGCGG